GGAACTCTGTGCCGGCTGTCAGGACGTAAAAGAGCGTCAGGACCGACACCGGGCTGCCGGTGGAAGGGGGATGCGCTATGCCGGATAACGCAAAAATCACTGCCCGTATCCGGCGCCTGATGGCGCTGGGCACCCGCAACAGCAACCCGCATGAAGCCGCGCGCGCCGTGGCGCTGGCTCAGCGTCTGATGCAGCGTCACGGGCTGACGCCAGACATGCTTTCCCTCAGTGAAGTCACTGAATCAGTCTGCTTCAGCCTGACCAGTGATGCAGAAAAGGTGCCGGCCTGGCTGAGCTCACTGGCCACCGTGGTCTGCATGGCGACGGGCTGCCGGTGCTGGTTTGGCTGGCACGTTCATGTCAGTACAAATGGAGTGAGCAGCGTGCGCCGTTCACTGCACTTTTATGGTTTCAGCGAACGACCGGAGGTGGCGCTCTACATCTATACCGTTCTCCAGCGGCAGTTGCGTGCCGCTACAGACGCGCATATGTCCGGGTATCGCACGCGCCGCATTCTTCTGCGCACGCGCCGTCGCCGGGCAGACCAGTTCCGTGAGGGCTGGGTATCCGGCGTCTGTCAGGTATTGCAGTCCTTTTCACCCTCCGGGGAAGAGAACGCCGTACTGCAGCGCTGGCTGGCTCAGCGCCATGCCGGCGAGCCGCTGGAAAATATGGCGGTCCGGTCTGCAGGTAAGTGCCGGGGTGACAGAACGGCCCGGGTGGCCGGTTTTTTCGCAGGCCGCGATACCGACCTCCATCATGGCCTCAGTGGCGCACAGGCTTCCCGGCAGATTACGGCGGGAGGGCACGCACATGACTGACGTTCTTTTATGGAGTGCCTGCCTGTCGGGCTGGCTTTTTGATGTTCTGCTCATCGCTGACCGGGCGATATCAGGAGGTGGCCTGTGAGCCAGCATAATCTTTCTCAGGCCACCACGGCCATTCTGTCCTCACTGCTGATGGACGTCAAAAACGGCAATATCCGCCGCTGTGAGTCACTGGGTATGTCGGTCGAGGAAATCCGCGCGCTGAGTCATCTGAGTCTTGATGAACTGCACTACCTCAGCCAGTCACACGTTTCTGTGCTTGATGTCACCCTGAACCATGAAAACTTCTGGCTGATGCTGAATCAGGCACGCAATGAGCAGAAGCGCTTCATGATGATTGACCGCGCACTGGAGCTCGGCGGTTCGATGGAGCTGATTGACAGATACTTCGGTCTGTCTCCTTCCGAGGTGAGTGCCCGCCGCCGTCTGATGGGCATTGAATCGCGGCAGGGGCGAACCCAGGCCCTGACAGAGCCACAGGACGCTGCGCTCTGGGCTGAGTGGAAAGCGGCCGGTTTGTCATCACCTGACTCCCACCAGGCGCTGGAAGCGATGATGCTGGCGGCTGAGCAACTGGGTCTTTCCCTGACAGCCGTATGGAGCCGGGTCTGCCAGTGGTGTCGCGAGGCGAATGCCGCCGGCCGCCGGGCTGAACCCCCTGTGCGTAAGGAGGCCTGATGGAGATGGGTGATTTTTCTCCCCGCCAGCAGGTATCGCCGGCAGTCCGCCGCCGTGCGCAGCAGCTGTTCCGCGCGGCATGCTGCGGACAGAAGGTGTTCAGTCGCCTGACCATGAACGGCTACCTCAAGATAGATGTGGGGCCGTTCTGGCGCATTCTCAGCAAGGATGGCGGCCGGCAGTGGTGGCTGATGGATCATGAGACCTACAACCGTGAAATACGCCGGTAACGGATTGCCGCTGATGACCACACAGTGCCGGGTTTATCCCGGCACTGTGCTGTCTCAGGCAGAAGAGGAGAGCATAAAATGACCATTCCCGCCGACAGCATCGTGGCGCACACGCTCGCTAGAATGCAGCAGAATCTTGAGCGGCGCGTCGATACGGGCGATGTCAGCCAGGAGCGCAGCGGGCTGCTGTTCATGGGGAACGTGCACGATGCGTTCCCGCGCAGGCTGTTTCTGGATACACGCCTGTCACCGCTGGATAAAACCGCCTGGGTGATGATAAGGCTCTACGCCCAGCAGAATGAGGGCGCCATCTTCCCGACCTACGATGAGCTGCAGGTTCAGCTTGCCTCCGCGCATTCAGAGAAAGCCTCCCGGGACACTGTGAGCCGCGTTCTGCTGATGCTGCGCCTGACCGGCTGGCTCAGCCTGTGTAAGCGGGTGCGCGATGACCGGGGGCGTGTGCGGGGGAATATCTACGCACAGCATGATGAGCCGCTGGGTTACCGTGACGCCGAAACCTTCGATCCGGGCTGGCTTAAGCTGGTTGAAGAGAGCTGCCTTAGTCGTAATAAAGCGGTCCGCATGACCGCGCTGGCCGTGGTGAATGACATACTTCAGGACCCCGGAATGCGTCACCGTCACAGCCGCCTGTCCCTCATCGAAAGCCGCCTGGGCGCGCCGTCCACGCCTGAGCAGATGGTCAGTCAGCGCCGGGCTGTGTACCGGAGTCCGGAATCCGGACTCAGTCAGAAAAGCGCCAAAAATACCGCGGGATCACTGAGTCCGGAAAACGGACTCAGTACCCCGACAGCGGATAAAACACAGAGTCCGGAATCAGGACTCAGTCTGAAATCAGGGAGTTACACCGGAGTCCGGAATCCGGACTGTAACGTACGTTCTTTCACACAGAGTGTGAATAAAAAAACGTACGTACCGGGTGAAGAACATTTTCTGCCTGACGATTTTGTGAACGGACTGAACAGCGAGGACCGGCAGATGCTGACCACACAGATGGCCTCACTGCCTGAGGCGGTGGCGAAGACGCTGGCTGACATGCTGCGTGAGCAACTGCGGCTTGGCAGACTGAAGAACCCGGTGGGCTGGCTGTTCACGATGCTGCGACGTGCCCGGAGCGGTGAGCTGAACCTGCCGGAAGCAGCACCTGCCGGTTCCGGCAGCAACAATCCACAGACAACCGGTACGCGTGCTGTACCGGCAGCAGCACTGCCTGTTCAGCCTGCCAGAAGGCCTTCCCGGGATGAGGTCAGGGCGATGATCGAGAGCATACGACAGAATGTTGGCCGATAAACCGGCGGTTAAAATTTAATCTTGCTGCCAGTGGCAGCAAGATTAAAAAACGTACAAAGGATAACTCCTGGCAGAATGAGTAACCCTGTAGGCTGGCTGTTCACGATGCTGTGACGTGCCCGAAGCGGTGAGCTGAACCTGCCGGTTCCGGCAGCAACAATCCCCGGACAGCTGGTACGCGTGCTGTACCGGTGGCGATCATCCCTGTGCAGCCTGCCAGAAGGCCTTTCCGGGATGAGGTCAGGGCGATGATATAGAGCATACAACAGAATGTTGGCAGATAAACCGGTGGTTAAAATTTGAGCTTGTTGCCACTGGCAACAAGTATGTTTTTTGAGCAGTGCAGATCTGGCAAGTTAAAAGTGGCTCTTAATTTCGATTAAAAAGTGACCTTGTTGCCAGTGGCAACAAGATTAAAAAACGTACTAATGATAATTTCCTGTAGTTAATTATGAGTTTCACATTGTTGGTCATGCATGTGATTCAGGACTATGCCAGCTCTTCTTAACTGAATACAGGCGATGACAACGATGGCAGAAAAGCAAAAACGGGCCGGGGCCCTCCAGTCCGAACTCCATATCGAACTGCATACCAACTACGCGATAGGTTTATGGGAGGGGCGCAAACGGGAGAGCCGGGAGGATGGTAAAAAAGGAAAGCAGCCGATTATGGGCATGCCCCAGTTCCTGTACCGCGCTACGCTCATTAACAAAGACTCCATCCAGAACGATCCCTGGGCAGATATGGCTATGCTGGCTCTGGAGGAAAAAATTGAGTATGCCGGCAGGCAAATGAACTCTCTGATTGCGAGCCTGGACAAACAAATGAGCTTTATCCCGGCGGGTGTGACTATCAGCGATGCTCAGGCGGCGGAACCTCTGGACTTGACCGTTTTCAGCGGTACTCCGCTGGGGTATCGATGCGTATTTCTGCTGATGGGGTTCGATCAGTTTGCCAAAAAAGTCCTCCAGGCGGCGCATTATGGTGTCATTTCACGCACGCAGCGCTATGAACTGCTGGGTGATGGCAGCCGGCTTCTGCGTGAAATTTACGGATGTGTGCTGCGTTATCGCAAAACCGGCGTAACACGTCTGGATGCGGTGGAGAATAATGAAGTCTGGCAGAAAGCCTGTCAGGAGGTGGGTGAGCCCGATCGTGCTGTCCTGCTCGGAGAAAAACGCTCAGCATTTTCCCCGCCTGTTAATGAAGCGAGCGTGAACCTGCTGCGCCTGCGTTATCAGGCAGTCTGAGTCGCAGGAGGCAGGTTATGCGTCTTTATATCTGTGAAAAACCCTCTCAGGGGCGCGATCTGGCCGGTGTTCTCGGTGCCACCCGACGCGGTGACGGCTTTCTGGCAGGCGCGGGCGTTACCGTCACCTGGGCGGTGGGGCACCTGCTCGAAACCGCCCCGCCGGAGGCTTACGGTCAGCAGTACGGTCAACCCTGGTCATTGTCTGTATTACCCATTCTGCCCGCCCCCTGGCAGGTTGTTGTCAAAAAAGAGACACAGGATCAGTTCAAAGTCATCGAGCGGCTGCTGCGTCAGGTTGACGACGTTGTCATTGCCACTGATGCTGACCGTGAGGGGGAGGTCATTGCGCGCGAGTTGCTGGATTACTGCCGCTGGGAAGGCCTGGTGCAGCGACTCTGGCTGTCTGCACTGGATGAACTCAGCATCCGGACGGCGCTTCAGGATCTGCGTCCCGGTCAGGCCACGCTAGGAATGTATCACGCCGGACTGGGGCGCGCCCGGGCCGACTGGCTGATAGGCATGAATCTCTCGCGCCTTTATACCCTGCGCGCGGCAGAGGCGGGTTTTGATGGCGTGGTTTCGGTCGGCCGGGTGCAGACGCCGACGCTGGCGCTGGTTGTCCGGCGGGACCGGGAAATCGCTTCCTTTGTGCCGAAACCTTACTGGCAGGTTAAAGCGATCATTTCCGCCGCTGGCCTCACCTTTCCGGCGCAGTGGGTGCCGGCTAAGGTGTATACCGACGAGGAAAAGCGCTGTGTTCACCAGAACATTGCGCAGCAGGTGGCGCAGCTTTGCCGGCAGACAGGTCACGCAGTGGTGACAGAATGCGACACAAAGCGGGAAAAAGCTGCCGCGCCGCTGGCTTTTTCTCTCGGGTCTCTGCAGCAGGCATGTGGCAGGTTGTGGGATATGTCCCCGCAGCAGGTGCTGGATACTGCCCAGAGCCTGTATGAAAAGCACAAGGCGACGACCTACCCCCGC
This genomic stretch from Pantoea cypripedii harbors:
- a CDS encoding DUF2786 domain-containing protein, which translates into the protein MPDNAKITARIRRLMALGTRNSNPHEAARAVALAQRLMQRHGLTPDMLSLSEVTESVCFSLTSDAEKVPAWLSSLATVVCMATGCRCWFGWHVHVSTNGVSSVRRSLHFYGFSERPEVALYIYTVLQRQLRAATDAHMSGYRTRRILLRTRRRRADQFREGWVSGVCQVLQSFSPSGEENAVLQRWLAQRHAGEPLENMAVRSAGKCRGDRTARVAGFFAGRDTDLHHGLSGAQASRQITAGGHAHD
- a CDS encoding DUF2857 domain-containing protein; this translates as MSQHNLSQATTAILSSLLMDVKNGNIRRCESLGMSVEEIRALSHLSLDELHYLSQSHVSVLDVTLNHENFWLMLNQARNEQKRFMMIDRALELGGSMELIDRYFGLSPSEVSARRRLMGIESRQGRTQALTEPQDAALWAEWKAAGLSSPDSHQALEAMMLAAEQLGLSLTAVWSRVCQWCREANAAGRRAEPPVRKEA
- a CDS encoding STY4528 family pathogenicity island replication protein, yielding MTIPADSIVAHTLARMQQNLERRVDTGDVSQERSGLLFMGNVHDAFPRRLFLDTRLSPLDKTAWVMIRLYAQQNEGAIFPTYDELQVQLASAHSEKASRDTVSRVLLMLRLTGWLSLCKRVRDDRGRVRGNIYAQHDEPLGYRDAETFDPGWLKLVEESCLSRNKAVRMTALAVVNDILQDPGMRHRHSRLSLIESRLGAPSTPEQMVSQRRAVYRSPESGLSQKSAKNTAGSLSPENGLSTPTADKTQSPESGLSLKSGSYTGVRNPDCNVRSFTQSVNKKTYVPGEEHFLPDDFVNGLNSEDRQMLTTQMASLPEAVAKTLADMLREQLRLGRLKNPVGWLFTMLRRARSGELNLPEAAPAGSGSNNPQTTGTRAVPAAALPVQPARRPSRDEVRAMIESIRQNVGR
- a CDS encoding PFL_4669 family integrating conjugative element protein — protein: MAEKQKRAGALQSELHIELHTNYAIGLWEGRKRESREDGKKGKQPIMGMPQFLYRATLINKDSIQNDPWADMAMLALEEKIEYAGRQMNSLIASLDKQMSFIPAGVTISDAQAAEPLDLTVFSGTPLGYRCVFLLMGFDQFAKKVLQAAHYGVISRTQRYELLGDGSRLLREIYGCVLRYRKTGVTRLDAVENNEVWQKACQEVGEPDRAVLLGEKRSAFSPPVNEASVNLLRLRYQAV